From Pseudomonas sp. AN-1:
GATGTGGATGTTGTAGGTGACCTTCTTGGCGGTCGGCAAGACCTGGCCGAAGAATTTCACTTCGCCCGAGCCGAGGGCGCGGCCGCGGCCGGGGTTGCCCTGCCAGCCCAGGTAGAAGCCGACCAGCTGCCACATGGCGTCCAGGCCCAGGCAGCCGGGCATCACCGGGTCGCCCTCGAAGTGGCAGGCGAAGAACCACAGGTCCGGGTTGATGTCGAGCTCGGCCACGATTTCGCCTTTGCCGTACTTGCCGCCGGTCTCGCTGATGTGAACGATGCGATCGATCATCAGCATGTTGGGGGCGGGCAGTTGCGCGTTACCCGGGCCGAACAGTTCACCGCGGCTGCAGCTGAGCAGTTCTTCCCGAGTGAAGGCGTTTTGTTTGGTCATGCGAGCTCCTCGACGGTCCCTGAGCGCAGGGGGCAGATCTTTTCTGGCCTCGCCCCTCCCGGGGGGAGCGCGGCTTTGGTCTGGTTATAGACTATGGCCAGGTGATGAAAGTCACAGGCCGACCGGGGGCATTCTGCGACGAATGACTGCCAGCCAAGACTGTGCGGGTGCAAGCCTGCCGCATTTCGCACCTTTTCGCCAGCCGTCTATGGTCGGTTGTGCACCCAGCGCTGCAGGATGGCCCGCAGGTCCGAGCGCTTGAAGGGCTTGGCCAGGTAGTCGTTCATCCCGGCTGCCAGGCAGGCCTCGCGGTCGCCCTGCAGGGCATTGGCGGTCAGGGCGATGATCGGCGTGTGGCGGTTCGGTCCGTCGCTGTCACGGATCTGCCGGGTGGCGCTGAGACCGTCGAGGTCGGGCAGCCGGCAGTCCATCAGGATGGCCGCGAAGGGCTGCTCGGCGACGGCCTGCAGCGCCTGCCGGCCGCTGCCGACCAGCTGGGGAGTGAAGCCGAGGCTGCGCAGGATGGCCTCGATCACCGTCTGGTTGACCGGGTTGTCCTCCACCAGCAGCACATGCTGGCCGCCGCCCTGTGTCGCCTCGCTGTCCAGCAGCACCTGCTCGTCGGCATGGCGGTAGCGCCAGGGCAGGGGCAGTTCCAGGGTGAAGGTCGAGCCCTCGCCGATGGTGCTCTCCGCATGCAGGCCGCCGCCCATGTGCTCGGCCAGGGTGCGGGCGATGGACAGGCCTAGGCCGGTGCCGCCGTAGCGGCGCGAGGTGGAGGTGTCGGCCTGCTCGAAGGCGTCGAACATGTGCTGCAGGCGTTCGGGGGCGATGCCGATGCCGGTATCGCGCACGGCGATGGTCAGCCAGAGCATCTGCTGCTGGTCGAGCACCTGCCAGCGTGCGGTCACGCCGACGTGGCCCTGCTCGGTGAACTTCAGGGCGTTGCCGATCAGGTTGACCAGGATCTGCCGCAGGCGGGTGGGGTCGCCGCGGACCTCGAACTGCTCCAGGCCGGGCTGGATGTCCAGATGCAGCTCCAGGCCGCGCTGCTGGGCGCTGGGGCGGAACACCTGCACCGAGTTGGTGAGCAGCTCGTCCAGCGGGAAGGGAATGTGCTCCAGCTCCAGCGAGCCACGCTCGATGCGCGAGAAGTCGAGGATGTCGTTGATCACCTTGAGCAGGTGTTCGGTGGACTCGGTGGCCAGCGCGGTGTACTCGGCCTGCTCGCCGGTCTGCGTGGTGGTCTCCAGCAGCTGCAGCATGCCCAGCACGCCGTTCATCGGCGTGCGCAGTTCGTGGCTCATCATCGCCAGGAAGTCCGACTTGGCGCGGCTGGCCTGCTCGGCTTCCTCGCGGGCGGCGACCAGTTGGGCGATGCTGCGCTGCTGCTCGATCTGGGCCTGCTCCAGTCCGGCGGCCAGCAGGTTGATGTGGCGCGCCAGATCGCCGATCTCGCCATGGTCGGCCACCGGCAGTTCGGCCTGGTAGTCGCCTTCCTTGATCGCCTGCAGCGCCCGGCCCATGGCATGGATCGGTTCCGACAGGCTGCGCGCCAGGCGGTAGGCGAGCAGCAGGGTCAGCGTCAGCGCCAGCAGCGCCAGCAGGCCGGCGCGCAGGAAGATCTGTGTCTGGCGGCGGTCGAAGGCCTCGTCGGTCATGCCGACCACCACCCGGCCCAGGCGCTCCTCGGCCGGTTCGCGCGCCGCCAGCGGCGGGCTGAGCAGGAAGGGATCGTCGAGGCGGACCTGCTGGCGGAGGATGTCGGCCTCGAACACCTCGATCCGCGCATCGCGCCCGCCCTGGGCGCGCTCGACGTAGGCGAGCACTTCGCCGGTCCGGTCGTGCACCTCGATGAAACGCACATGGGGGATGTCGAGGCTGGCCCGCAGCAGGCCCTCGAGGATCGGGATGTTGCCGGAGATCACCCCGTACTCGGTGGCCGGGGCCAACTGGTCGGCGATCAGCTGGCCGGTCTGGGTCAGCTCGGCGTGCAGGTCCTGCAGGCGCGAGTAGGCGAGGTAACCGGTCAGCAGCAGGGTCAGCAGCAGCGCCGGGCCGAGGCTGATGGCCAGGGTGCGGGTACGGATGTCGCTGTGGCGCCAGCGCAGCATCATGGCAGGCTCTCCCATTGCTGCAGGCGCAGCGCCTGGTCGCGGTCGTCGCTGAGTTCCACGCCCAGGGAGCGTGCCACCTGCGGGTTGCTGAGCACCTTGAAGTGCTGCGGGTAGGCCTCGCGCGGCCAGTGCTGCGGCGCCAGCGAGAGCAGCCGGTCGAGCTCGTTGAGCCAGTCCTGCTGGTCGCTGTAGCTGCTGCTCAGGCTGCCGGCGCGGATGAACGCCGCGGTCGGTCCGATCAGCGCCAGTCGGCGCCCGTAGCTGGCCAGCAGCACGCCCTTGATGGTGCCTGGGTTGT
This genomic window contains:
- the fabA gene encoding 3-hydroxyacyl-[acyl-carrier-protein] dehydratase FabA — translated: MTKQNAFTREELLSCSRGELFGPGNAQLPAPNMLMIDRIVHISETGGKYGKGEIVAELDINPDLWFFACHFEGDPVMPGCLGLDAMWQLVGFYLGWQGNPGRGRALGSGEVKFFGQVLPTAKKVTYNIHIKRTISRSLILGIADGTVSVDGREIYSAEGLRVGLFTSTDSF
- a CDS encoding ATP-binding protein, whose translation is MRWRHSDIRTRTLAISLGPALLLTLLLTGYLAYSRLQDLHAELTQTGQLIADQLAPATEYGVISGNIPILEGLLRASLDIPHVRFIEVHDRTGEVLAYVERAQGGRDARIEVFEADILRQQVRLDDPFLLSPPLAAREPAEERLGRVVVGMTDEAFDRRQTQIFLRAGLLALLALTLTLLLAYRLARSLSEPIHAMGRALQAIKEGDYQAELPVADHGEIGDLARHINLLAAGLEQAQIEQQRSIAQLVAAREEAEQASRAKSDFLAMMSHELRTPMNGVLGMLQLLETTTQTGEQAEYTALATESTEHLLKVINDILDFSRIERGSLELEHIPFPLDELLTNSVQVFRPSAQQRGLELHLDIQPGLEQFEVRGDPTRLRQILVNLIGNALKFTEQGHVGVTARWQVLDQQQMLWLTIAVRDTGIGIAPERLQHMFDAFEQADTSTSRRYGGTGLGLSIARTLAEHMGGGLHAESTIGEGSTFTLELPLPWRYRHADEQVLLDSEATQGGGQHVLLVEDNPVNQTVIEAILRSLGFTPQLVGSGRQALQAVAEQPFAAILMDCRLPDLDGLSATRQIRDSDGPNRHTPIIALTANALQGDREACLAAGMNDYLAKPFKRSDLRAILQRWVHNRP